A single window of Paenibacillus sp. SYP-B4298 DNA harbors:
- the murQ gene encoding N-acetylmuramic acid 6-phosphate etherase, with the protein MNDYLAGLTTEAVNPDTLMIDECTTEQMVQLMNQQDALVPAAIAKEIPQIARAVDILHQRLSNGGRMFYVGAGTSGRLGVLDASECPPTFGTDPSLVQGFIAGGDIALRNAVEGCEDDADEGIALIESIGVTNQDVVIGISASGSASYVIAALAKAKERGAATIGVCNNKGSKFEPIVDVCISPVVGAEVISGSTRLKAGTAQKLVLNMLTTCTMVKLGKTYNNLMVDLKASNVKLIDRSIRIIMSTTDVDASTAAATLERASMNCKLAIMMLKTGLDAKEAEQALYVNSGRLKQAIASLA; encoded by the coding sequence ATGAATGATTACCTGGCGGGATTAACAACAGAGGCTGTGAATCCGGATACGTTAATGATCGATGAATGCACAACGGAGCAGATGGTTCAACTTATGAACCAACAGGATGCCCTCGTTCCCGCAGCGATCGCGAAGGAAATTCCACAGATTGCAAGGGCGGTGGATATTCTTCACCAGAGGTTGTCTAATGGTGGGAGAATGTTCTATGTAGGAGCGGGGACATCAGGCAGGCTAGGCGTGCTCGATGCGTCCGAGTGTCCTCCGACCTTCGGCACGGACCCCTCCCTGGTGCAAGGCTTCATCGCTGGCGGCGACATCGCGTTGCGCAATGCGGTGGAGGGCTGTGAAGACGATGCGGATGAAGGGATTGCATTAATCGAGAGCATCGGCGTGACGAACCAGGATGTCGTAATCGGAATCTCGGCAAGCGGCAGTGCCAGCTACGTGATTGCAGCTCTGGCGAAGGCCAAGGAGCGGGGGGCGGCTACGATCGGCGTCTGCAATAACAAGGGCTCGAAGTTCGAGCCGATTGTAGATGTATGTATTTCCCCCGTTGTCGGGGCAGAGGTCATCAGCGGCTCGACGCGCCTGAAGGCGGGAACCGCTCAGAAGCTGGTGCTGAATATGCTGACGACCTGCACGATGGTGAAGCTGGGCAAGACGTACAACAACTTGATGGTCGATCTGAAGGCAAGCAATGTGAAGCTGATCGATCGCTCCATCCGTATCATCATGAGCACGACCGATGTAGACGCATCGACCGCTGCGGCTACCCTGGAGAGAGCATCGATGAACTGCAAGTTGGCTATAATGATGCTAAAAACAGGACTGGATGCAAAGGAAGCTGAACAAGCGCTTTACGTAAATAGCGGGCGGTTGAAGCAGGCGATCGCGTCATTGGCTTAG
- a CDS encoding MurR/RpiR family transcriptional regulator, whose product MSLNDNVFIKIREMRDSFTPVERLVGDYILENTEEIPHLSIKELAQASKTSDASVLRFCKTMGYSGYRNFIVSISASLGSRDEDAKAQYTDIQPGDDLSTIISNISLNNCKSIEDTLSVIDRKEIARAVELLCHSKRIVFFGIGASGLICMDGQQKFSRINKMCHAYTDGHSQLTAATLLAQDDVAIFISNSGATSDILDALDIAQKNKVKCIAITKYNKSELAERADIVLSISTPEITIRSGAMGSRIAMLTIIDILFAGVASAEYDQVKTYLTKTHNILKRKLRN is encoded by the coding sequence ATGAGCTTAAATGACAATGTATTTATTAAAATCCGTGAGATGAGAGATAGCTTTACGCCAGTGGAACGCTTGGTCGGGGATTACATCTTAGAAAATACGGAGGAAATTCCGCATCTATCGATTAAGGAGTTGGCTCAGGCAAGTAAGACTAGCGATGCATCGGTCCTTCGGTTCTGCAAGACGATGGGCTACAGCGGCTATCGCAATTTCATTGTGAGTATATCGGCTTCTCTCGGCTCGCGGGATGAGGATGCGAAGGCGCAGTATACGGATATTCAACCAGGCGATGACCTGTCAACCATCATTTCCAATATTTCTCTGAATAATTGCAAGTCTATCGAGGATACGCTCAGTGTCATTGATCGCAAGGAGATCGCACGAGCTGTAGAGCTGCTATGCCATAGCAAGCGAATTGTGTTCTTCGGCATCGGCGCCTCCGGCTTAATCTGTATGGATGGGCAGCAGAAGTTCTCGCGAATTAATAAGATGTGTCATGCCTATACGGATGGACATAGCCAGCTTACAGCAGCCACGTTACTTGCACAAGACGATGTCGCGATCTTCATCTCCAACTCGGGCGCAACGAGCGATATACTGGATGCGCTCGACATTGCCCAGAAGAACAAGGTGAAGTGTATCGCCATTACGAAGTATAACAAGAGCGAGCTTGCAGAGCGGGCAGACATCGTGCTGAGCATCTCCACGCCGGAGATTACCATTCGCAGTGGCGCCATGGGCTCGCGTATTGCAATGCTGACGATCATCGACATCTTGTTTGCCGGCGTTGCCAGCGCGGAATATGACCAAGTCAAAACATACCTCACCAAGACGCACAATATATTGAAGAGGAAGCTTCGCAATTAA
- a CDS encoding carbohydrate ABC transporter permease, which translates to MSQHVAKRKRLKLESDSGWGYAFIAIALIAFSLFTAYPVINAFIISLQEYRPLGSTFIGLENFTNSFTDDLFWKALKNTLVYTILSVPVNILLSFVIAILIIPFKKRTQTIFKAIYYLPAVASGVALAVVWLWIFDPLKSGIANQVVGFFGISNQNWLGSSATAMFSLVLMSWLSSHGTAIIIYLAALLGIDNSYYEAAEIDGATFLQKLWYIVVPFLKPTTLFLLVTGIIGSFQVFQNAYLMTGGGPDHATTMVGLLIFNNAFTYFEFGQAAAQSLILATIIACISFLQFKFLGNDVEY; encoded by the coding sequence ATGAGCCAGCATGTGGCGAAAAGAAAAAGGCTAAAACTTGAAAGTGACTCAGGTTGGGGATATGCGTTCATCGCAATAGCACTCATTGCGTTTTCGTTATTCACTGCCTATCCGGTCATCAATGCGTTTATCATCAGCTTGCAGGAATATCGTCCATTAGGCTCCACATTTATCGGACTGGAGAACTTCACGAACTCCTTCACGGATGATCTGTTCTGGAAAGCGCTGAAAAATACGCTCGTCTACACGATATTGAGCGTTCCCGTTAACATCTTGCTATCCTTCGTCATCGCGATCTTGATTATTCCATTCAAGAAGCGGACGCAGACGATCTTTAAAGCGATCTACTACTTGCCGGCTGTGGCATCGGGCGTAGCGCTTGCTGTCGTATGGCTGTGGATCTTCGATCCGCTCAAATCAGGCATTGCCAACCAGGTCGTAGGCTTCTTTGGCATTTCCAATCAGAACTGGCTAGGCTCCAGTGCGACTGCCATGTTCTCGCTCGTGCTCATGTCCTGGCTATCCAGCCACGGTACGGCCATTATTATCTATCTGGCTGCATTGCTCGGGATTGATAACAGCTATTATGAGGCTGCTGAAATTGACGGTGCGACCTTCCTGCAGAAGCTGTGGTACATCGTCGTTCCATTCTTGAAGCCAACCACCCTATTCCTGCTTGTGACAGGCATCATCGGTTCCTTCCAGGTATTCCAGAACGCGTATCTGATGACGGGCGGTGGGCCGGATCATGCGACAACGATGGTAGGCTTGTTGATCTTCAACAATGCGTTTACCTATTTTGAATTTGGTCAGGCGGCAGCGCAATCGCTCATTTTGGCGACTATTATCGCATGTATTTCATTCCTCCAATTTAAGTTTTTGGGCAACGATGTAGAATACTAG
- a CDS encoding alpha/beta fold hydrolase, which yields MPISPYKSEAGKDLIVQSYQNLLGQWQVPVQEVDIPSRFGVTHVVVAGAAERPPLLLFHGVGDNSALMWVYNIQALARHFYVIAIDTMGGPGKSVPNETYKKSFDAAVWIDEILAWFKLEAVHVAGVSNGAYLASYYTITNPAKVMKMVGMAGGIKTNMLRMAMVFLPEALLPASEKTTRKLLRKLCAPNTSAVFEDNPEIMTHWTYLLKYFNNRTMMYHKYRRFTKEELSILKEKSLFLIGEHDKLSHYPSAIQSLELHQIPYIIVPNAGHGINHEQSDRVNELITDFLVRDVLHSAK from the coding sequence ATGCCTATCAGTCCTTATAAAAGCGAAGCTGGCAAAGACCTGATCGTTCAGTCCTATCAGAACTTGCTGGGGCAATGGCAAGTGCCTGTGCAGGAGGTGGACATTCCATCCCGGTTCGGTGTCACGCATGTCGTGGTTGCCGGAGCAGCGGAGCGCCCGCCGCTCTTGCTATTTCACGGAGTCGGGGACAACTCGGCGTTGATGTGGGTCTATAACATTCAAGCGCTAGCCAGACATTTTTATGTGATTGCGATCGATACGATGGGAGGCCCCGGCAAGAGTGTGCCTAATGAGACGTATAAGAAGAGCTTTGATGCAGCCGTGTGGATCGATGAGATTCTGGCATGGTTTAAGCTGGAGGCCGTTCACGTCGCAGGTGTCTCCAATGGCGCCTATTTGGCCTCGTATTATACGATAACGAACCCTGCCAAAGTGATGAAGATGGTCGGTATGGCAGGAGGGATCAAAACCAATATGCTGCGCATGGCCATGGTGTTTCTGCCCGAAGCGCTGCTGCCCGCATCCGAGAAAACAACGAGAAAGCTGCTAAGAAAGCTCTGTGCGCCGAACACCTCCGCGGTATTCGAAGACAATCCCGAGATCATGACGCATTGGACGTACTTGCTCAAGTATTTTAATAATCGAACGATGATGTACCACAAGTATCGGAGGTTTACGAAGGAGGAGCTGTCGATATTGAAGGAAAAATCTCTATTCCTGATAGGCGAACACGATAAGCTAAGTCATTATCCTTCAGCTATCCAATCCTTGGAGCTCCACCAGATTCCGTATATTATTGTTCCTAATGCAGGTCATGGAATCAATCATGAGCAATCTGACCGTGTGAATGAACTCATCACTGACTTTCTGGTTCGAGATGTACTCCATTCTGCCAAGTAA
- a CDS encoding ABC transporter substrate-binding protein: MKNKFRAVTLLVSVIMLLSVLTACGGNGNGGSTAPSTGGSGSSNGGSELQSDTITALLPPVSANYQARFKDMEKEFNEKYPHLTLKIEPASWEDMTQKLDTQVNAGSPPDIAWVGSTAISKYAALDVLLDLNKVLADDVKADYDEVAMKYFQLGDAQYGLPAYLAIHSIGGNKQFLEEAGVDWKNVQQNGWTYDQFREAIQKGVVKNDKGETTRYGFVFATSGVTSKDYLGIMAKSAGLPDYFDTNLKFSYTSKNFLGLLEAIRQMIDDGSMPKELSSIDAGKRWNMFLTGQTMITGKGLATFENSARLNNEKLKANDGSAVADSIETEYIALPVPSFNGADYIPTSVVDGYIALRGKKAPSEEHIKNIGLAIHFLSSGSIAANYSNELFLTPITESARNSAVLEQYPRNEDNIKADQLMMSKAVPARTDIPTDLAAAALKIETEVIVPKLQALLANEITPQQMYDAVKAAAIKSFGEDGIVVD, translated from the coding sequence ATGAAGAACAAATTCCGTGCAGTCACACTGTTGGTATCCGTCATCATGCTGTTATCTGTATTAACGGCCTGTGGAGGAAATGGAAATGGCGGCTCGACCGCTCCGAGTACAGGCGGCTCTGGCAGCAGCAATGGCGGCTCCGAGTTGCAATCGGATACGATCACCGCGCTATTGCCCCCGGTATCGGCCAATTATCAAGCGCGGTTTAAGGACATGGAGAAGGAATTCAATGAAAAGTATCCTCATCTGACGTTGAAGATCGAACCAGCGAGCTGGGAGGACATGACGCAGAAGCTCGATACGCAGGTCAATGCAGGCTCCCCTCCAGACATCGCTTGGGTAGGCTCGACAGCCATCTCCAAATATGCGGCTCTGGATGTGCTGCTGGATCTGAATAAGGTGCTTGCAGACGATGTGAAAGCTGATTATGATGAGGTTGCCATGAAATACTTCCAATTGGGCGATGCTCAATATGGGCTGCCGGCTTACCTGGCGATTCACTCGATCGGCGGCAACAAGCAGTTCCTGGAGGAAGCAGGGGTTGACTGGAAGAACGTACAGCAAAATGGTTGGACCTATGATCAATTCCGCGAGGCCATCCAAAAAGGTGTGGTGAAGAACGATAAAGGCGAAACGACTCGTTATGGCTTCGTCTTCGCAACCTCTGGCGTGACATCGAAGGACTATCTTGGTATTATGGCCAAATCTGCCGGCCTGCCAGACTATTTTGACACGAACCTGAAGTTCTCTTATACGAGCAAAAACTTCCTGGGTCTGCTGGAAGCGATCCGTCAAATGATCGATGACGGCTCGATGCCGAAGGAGCTCAGCTCGATCGACGCAGGCAAGCGCTGGAACATGTTCCTGACAGGTCAGACGATGATTACAGGCAAAGGGCTGGCAACCTTCGAGAACTCGGCGCGTCTGAACAATGAGAAGCTGAAGGCCAATGACGGCTCTGCCGTAGCAGATTCTATCGAAACCGAGTATATCGCGCTTCCGGTTCCTAGCTTCAATGGCGCTGATTACATTCCGACCTCCGTAGTGGATGGGTATATCGCGCTGCGCGGCAAGAAGGCTCCGTCTGAAGAGCATATTAAAAATATCGGTCTGGCGATCCATTTCCTGTCTTCCGGTTCGATTGCGGCCAACTATAGCAATGAGCTGTTCTTGACGCCAATTACAGAATCCGCTCGTAACTCGGCCGTGCTGGAGCAATACCCGCGCAATGAAGACAATATTAAAGCGGATCAGCTCATGATGTCCAAGGCTGTGCCGGCTCGTACCGACATTCCGACCGATCTGGCGGCTGCTGCCCTGAAGATCGAGACCGAAGTCATCGTGCCGAAGCTGCAAGCGCTGCTTGCTAATGAAATTACGCCACAACAAATGTATGATGCAGTGAAGGCCGCTGCAATCAAGTCCTTTGGCGAGGATGGCATTGTCGTTGACTAG